A single genomic interval of Zobellia nedashkovskayae harbors:
- a CDS encoding undecaprenyl-diphosphate phosphatase has protein sequence METLDAIILGIIQGLTEFLPVSSSGHLELGKAILGDNSVPEESLLFTVVLHAATALSTIVVFRKDIWEIISGLLTFKWNEEAQFSVKIIISMLPAVFVGLFFEEQLEAFFGGNVRFVGFMLLITAVLLYFADKAKDTDKKVSFKNAFIVGVSQAIAMLPGISRSGATISTSVLLGVDKTKAARFSFLMVVPLIFGKIGKDLMSGDLNFDGGNNLAMGAGFIAAFVAGLAACTWMIQLVKKSKLSYFAIYCFVVGLIAIAYGYLG, from the coding sequence TTGGAGACGCTAGACGCAATCATTCTCGGTATCATTCAAGGATTGACCGAATTTTTACCTGTATCATCAAGTGGACATTTAGAATTAGGAAAAGCTATTTTAGGTGACAATTCCGTTCCTGAAGAAAGCCTTTTATTTACAGTTGTACTTCATGCAGCAACCGCTTTGAGTACTATTGTAGTTTTTAGAAAGGATATATGGGAAATTATTAGTGGACTCCTTACTTTTAAATGGAACGAGGAAGCGCAGTTCTCTGTTAAAATTATCATATCTATGTTGCCTGCAGTTTTTGTAGGTCTTTTTTTTGAAGAACAACTGGAAGCCTTTTTTGGCGGTAATGTTCGTTTCGTAGGTTTTATGCTTTTGATTACGGCAGTTCTTCTATATTTTGCCGATAAAGCCAAAGACACCGATAAAAAAGTAAGTTTCAAGAACGCATTCATTGTAGGTGTCTCTCAGGCCATTGCTATGTTGCCAGGTATTTCTAGAAGTGGCGCTACCATTTCTACGTCTGTATTATTAGGTGTTGACAAGACCAAAGCAGCTCGTTTTTCATTCTTAATGGTTGTTCCTCTTATTTTTGGTAAAATAGGGAAAGACCTTATGAGTGGCGACCTTAACTTTGATGGTGGAAATAACCTTGCTATGGGCGCAGGTTTTATTGCTGCTTTCGTAGCCGGTCTTGCTGCCTGTACTTGGATGATCCAATTAGTAAAAAAGAGCAAACTTTCTTACTTTGCCATTTACTGCTTTGTTGTGGGACTGATTGCTATTGCCTACGGGTATTTGGGCTAG
- the truB gene encoding tRNA pseudouridine(55) synthase TruB, producing the protein MDSRTQEDFLDGQILLIDKPLGWSSFQAVNKLKWAIRTKFKLKKFKIGHAGTLDPLATGLLIICSGKFTKRITELQGQAKEYTGTITLGGTTPSYDLETEVDKTYPTGHITEALLDETLPQFIGDIEQRPPVFSALKKDGKRLYEYAREGKEVEIKLRSVNVSIFEITEMKLPDVKFRIVCSKGTYIRSLAHDLGQALQSGGHLSELRRTKIGDYNVNNAIDPNVFAENLLGKTSES; encoded by the coding sequence ATGGATTCTCGTACCCAAGAGGACTTTCTTGATGGACAAATATTGCTTATAGACAAACCACTTGGTTGGTCTTCTTTTCAGGCGGTAAATAAATTAAAATGGGCTATTCGCACAAAGTTCAAACTTAAGAAGTTTAAAATTGGTCATGCAGGAACCTTAGATCCTTTGGCAACCGGACTACTTATAATTTGCTCTGGTAAATTCACCAAAAGAATAACAGAACTTCAAGGACAAGCAAAAGAATACACAGGTACCATTACTCTAGGTGGCACAACTCCTTCTTACGATTTGGAAACCGAAGTGGATAAAACGTACCCTACCGGACATATCACGGAAGCACTATTAGATGAAACCCTTCCCCAATTTATAGGTGATATTGAACAACGCCCACCTGTATTTTCAGCATTAAAAAAAGATGGTAAACGGCTCTATGAGTATGCCAGAGAAGGAAAAGAAGTAGAGATAAAACTGAGAAGTGTTAACGTCTCTATTTTTGAAATTACCGAAATGAAGCTCCCAGATGTTAAATTTAGAATTGTTTGCAGCAAAGGCACTTATATTAGATCTTTGGCACATGATTTGGGGCAAGCTCTACAGAGTGGAGGGCATTTATCTGAACTTAGGAGAACCAAAATAGGTGACTATAACGTAAATAATGCCATTGACCCTAATGTATTTGCGGAAAACCTACTGGGAAAAACATCAGAATCATAA